A region of the Anaerohalosphaeraceae bacterium genome:
AGCTCGTCTGGAGGCACGCTTTCATAAAATCATTCCCGCGAAGGCGGGAATCCAGGCCTTTCTCCCCGCAAGTCCGTTTGACATCCTTCTCTGTCCCGAGTATGCTGTGGGGATAGAAAAACCGCAGGGATTTTGAAAAATGGCCGTGATAAAATCCATTCACCGTATCAGGCGAAGCAAACGGGCTTTCCCGGTTTTTACCGCCCGGATTCGGGCTGGTTTTCCCTCACCGGCGGCGGACTATGAAGAAAACAAACTGGACCTGAATCAGTACCTTATTAAAAATCCCCCGGCCACTTTTTTCGTACGGGTTTCGGGCGACTCGATGGAAGGGGCCGGCATCCATGACGGTGATCTTTTGGTGGTGGACCGCTCCCTCGAGCCCCGCTCCGGCAGCGTTGTCATCGCTGTCATCAATGGAGAACTGACGGTTAAGCGGCTTCGAATCAGACGCGGCAAGCCCGTGCTCGAACCGGAAAACAGCAAATACCCTGTCCAGGAAATTAAGAAAGAAACGGAGTTTGAGGTATGGGGTGTGGTAACCAACGTCATTCATCCGTTATAGGTCCGCTCTTTGCGCTGGTGGACTGCAACAACTTTTATGTCTCCTGCGAGAGGGTCTTTAATCCGAAACTGCACCGCAGGCCGGTTGTGGTGCTGTCCAACAACGACGGCTGCGTCGTAGCCCGCAGCGAGGAAGCCAAAGCCCTCGGCATCCCGATGGGAATCCCCTACTTCCGCGTCCGGGAGCTTCTCGAAGACCATCAGGCCGCCGTCCTTTCATCCAATTATACCCTTTATGCCGATATGTCGAACCGCGTGATGCAGACGCTGGCGACGTTTACCCCTTCTTTCGAGATTTATTCGATTGACGAGGCCTTTTTGTCCCTTCAGGGGCTTTCCGGCGACCCGCTGACCATCGGCCGCCGCATCCGCCGCACCGTCCTTCAGTGGACGGGCATTCCTGTTTCCGTCGGAATCGCCCCCACCAAAACCCTGGCCAAAATCGCCAATCACTGGGCCAAAAATCATCCAGACCTCGAAGGCGTTTTCGATATAAGCCGAACGGAATGCCTTCCATCTATTCTGGAGCAAATCGATATAGAAAAGGTCTGGGGCATCGGACGCCGCCTTTCCGAAAAACTCCGGCCTCTGGGCATCCGAACTGCTTGGCATTTAGCACAGGCAAATGCCGGCTGGATTCAGAAACGTTTTTCCGTCAGTGCAGCCCGAACGGTTCTGGAACTGAGAGGCCAGGTGTGTTTCCGGCTGGAAGAATCGCCCGAAGTCAATCAAAATATTATGGTCTCGCGGAGTTTCGGTCAGCCCGTCCGGACGATTGAACATCTGCAGGAAGCGGTCAGCACCTACCTGTCGCGGGCGGCGGAAAAACTGCGGCAGCAGAAACTATGTGCTCAAATCCTGACCGTTTTTGCCCGAAACAGCCCTTTTGGCAGTGCCCCTTTCTGCTGTCCTTCGGCATCCTTTATCTTCGAAACCGCTACGCAGAGCACCCTCGAAATGATGAAAGCCGCTCAAACCCTCCTTCCCCGGGTGTACCGTCCGAATATTGCATTTCACAAAGCCGGCGTTTTGCTGAGCGGATTGGTGCCGGCCGACAAAGTCCAACCCAACCTGTTCGACAATGTGTCTGTCCGCCGACGGGACAATCGGCTGATGCAGGTTCTTGACCGCCTCAATGCCGCCCGAAAACAGGTCTTCTTTGCCTCTGAAGGAATTCGGCAACCCTGGCGAACCAGCTTCCGGTGTAAATCCCCCGCGTTCACAACCCGATGGAGCGACCTGCCCATTGTTTCATAAAACAGACAACTCTTCACTCTGATACCTGATAACTGATGACTGACAACTGATAACTGACCTGCAATTTCCTATTTGCCGACTGTCCACGAAGCCTCAAAAAGTCAAAAAGAAGGCAGAATCTTGCTAAAACCGCCTGTTGGCCGGAAAATGATGTTTTTGCCGACGAATTTCAGAGAAAAAGGCGTAAAACGAATGCACG
Encoded here:
- the umuD gene encoding translesion error-prone DNA polymerase V autoproteolytic subunit, whose amino-acid sequence is MAVIKSIHRIRRSKRAFPVFTARIRAGFPSPAADYEENKLDLNQYLIKNPPATFFVRVSGDSMEGAGIHDGDLLVVDRSLEPRSGSVVIAVINGELTVKRLRIRRGKPVLEPENSKYPVQEIKKETEFEVWGVVTNVIHPL
- a CDS encoding Y-family DNA polymerase codes for the protein MGCGNQRHSSVIGPLFALVDCNNFYVSCERVFNPKLHRRPVVVLSNNDGCVVARSEEAKALGIPMGIPYFRVRELLEDHQAAVLSSNYTLYADMSNRVMQTLATFTPSFEIYSIDEAFLSLQGLSGDPLTIGRRIRRTVLQWTGIPVSVGIAPTKTLAKIANHWAKNHPDLEGVFDISRTECLPSILEQIDIEKVWGIGRRLSEKLRPLGIRTAWHLAQANAGWIQKRFSVSAARTVLELRGQVCFRLEESPEVNQNIMVSRSFGQPVRTIEHLQEAVSTYLSRAAEKLRQQKLCAQILTVFARNSPFGSAPFCCPSASFIFETATQSTLEMMKAAQTLLPRVYRPNIAFHKAGVLLSGLVPADKVQPNLFDNVSVRRRDNRLMQVLDRLNAARKQVFFASEGIRQPWRTSFRCKSPAFTTRWSDLPIVS